A window from Dioscorea cayenensis subsp. rotundata cultivar TDr96_F1 chromosome 10, TDr96_F1_v2_PseudoChromosome.rev07_lg8_w22 25.fasta, whole genome shotgun sequence encodes these proteins:
- the LOC120270791 gene encoding uncharacterized protein LOC120270791: MEKIFPPSFFTIMVHLVIHLANEARLAGPIIYRWMYPVERFLLTLKTYVRNRASPEGSIAEGYLANECLTFASRYLVGTETSFNQSIRNEEDRNVAIDEEVSIFANVGRPLGRKKNKGFSSNKRKRVSRITLDNQTLVQAHRYVLFNSDVVAPFLRKHEQFIKRRNRSPRLSPYEIQKLQSETFHDWFHDHVTQLEQQGNANITDELRLLARGPMDTARRYTGYIVNGFRFHTKARERLLRTQNSGGCCYS; the protein is encoded by the exons ATGGAGAAaatttttcctccatcttttTTTACCATAATGGTACATTTGGTTATTCATTTAGCAAATGAAGCAAGACTTGCTGGTCCAATCATATATCGGTGGATGTATCCTGTTGAGAG GTTTCTTCTTACGCTTAAGACATATGTGCGTAATAGAGCTAGTCCAGAGGGTTCAATTGCAGAAGGCTATTTAGCTAATGAATGTTTAACTTTTGCTTCACGATATCTAGTGGGGACTGAAACtagcttcaatcaatcaattagaAATGAAGAAGATCGAAATGTTGCTATTGATGAAGAAGTATCCATTTTTGCAAATGTTGGAAGACCGttgggaaggaaaaaaaataaaggcttTAGTAGTAACAAGCGTAAGAGGGTCTCACGTATTACACTTGACAACCAAACTTTGGTGCAAGCACATCGTTATGTGTTGTTCAATTCTGATGTAGTTGCTCCATTTTTACG gaAGCATGAGCAATTTATTAAGAGGCGCAATCGCTCCCCACGTCTTTCGCCTTATGAGATACAAAAGTTGCAAAGTGAAACATTTCATGATTGGTTTCATGATCAT GTTACACAATTGGAGCAACAAGGAAATGCAAATATCACCGATGAACTTAGACTACTTGCTCGTGGTCCAATGGATACGGCAAGGAGATACACTGGATACATTGTTAATGGTTTTAGATTTCACACCAAAGCTCGTGAAAGATTGTTGAGAACTCAAAATAGTGGGGGTTGTTGTTACAGCTAA
- the LOC120270363 gene encoding adenine/guanine permease AZG1-like, whose product MVTYLPRPVLTFLNCTTFSSPILCLHKMLSPTFWLAVVGFLIIAYCLIKNIKGGDAMIYNIVFITAVSWFRTPPSLPSQSGNYSFNYFKNVIDVYKIQSTSGTLSFSGISCGYFWEALLTFLYIDILDTTETLNSMSRFTCLVDDNGHFEGQYFVFMSEARAIITSSLRGTSPVTALIELYTGIREGGRTRLMAIIVASYFMLSFFFMLLLELILARVVGPLLVLVRVLMMKFAVEIDWEDMREAISAFMTLILMLLTYSIAYVMPQPHSWAR is encoded by the coding sequence ATGGTAACATATCTCCCTCGCCCTGTCCTCACCTTCCTCAACTGCACCACCTTCTCCAGCCCCATCCTCTGCCTTCACAAGATGCTTAGTCCCACCTTCTGGCTCGCCGTCGTCGGCTTCCTCATCATTGCCTACTGTCTTATCAAAAACATCAAGGGCGGCGACGCCATGATTTACAACATCGTCTTCATCACGGCCGTCTCTTGGTTCCGCACACCTCCATCATTGCCTTCCCAATCCGGCAACTACTCCTTCAACTACTTCAAAAATGTTATTGACGTTTACAAGATCCAATCCACCTCCGGCACTCTCAGCTTCTCCGGCATCTCCTGTGGTTACTTCTGGGAAGCTCTTCTCACCTTTCTTTACATCGACATCCTTGACACCACCGAAACTCTCAACTCCATGTCTCGCTTCACCTGCTTAGTTGACGACAACGGCCACTTCGAAGGCCAGTATTTCGTGTTCATGTCTGAGGCTAGAGCCATCATCACTAGCTCACTACGTGGCACTTCACCGGTGACGGCGCTTATCGAGTTGTACACTGGGATCAGAGAAGGTGGCCGGACTAGGTTGATGGCGATCATTGTGGCTAGTTACTTCATgttgtctttctttttcatgttgTTGCTGGAGTTAATTCTGGCAAGGGTTGTGGGACCGCTGCTGGTGCTCGTCCGAGTTTTGATGATGAAGTTTGCGGTGGAGATTGATTGGGAGGACATGAGAGAAGCTATATCGGCGTTCATGACGTTGATATTAATGCTGTTAACATATTCCATAGCTTATGTCATGCCCCAGCCCCATAGCTGGGCCCGTTGA
- the LOC120270362 gene encoding uncharacterized protein LOC120270362, whose amino-acid sequence MAAKIDDPHVDKQQFLVITTYWLTDKAKEQSETNRTNHSKSDEPHCAGTRSFPTIIQTVTKESNAIPPSRAEMYIRTYTRKDGSVVNEKATSVLELMKKGLSENNSQDPKRCSWKNDVYSQVKGLEKRGPICCMGTISTSSSKSGPS is encoded by the exons ATGGCTGCAAAGATTGATGATCCTCATGTAGACAAACAACAATTTTTGGTAATTACTACTTATTGGTTGACTGACAAAGCGAag GAACAAAGTGAGACAAATAGAACAAATCATTCAAAATCTGATGAACCCCATTGTGCAGGAACAAGATCATTCCCTACTATTATTCAAACTGTG ACTAAAGAATCTAATGCAATTCCACCATCACGTGCTGAAATGTATATACGCACTTATACCCGTAAAGATGGAAGTGTTGTGAATGAAAAGGCAACTTCtgttttg GAACTTATGAAGAAAGGATTAAGTGAAAATAATTCACAAGATCCTAAAAGGTGTTCATGGAAAAATGATGTGTATTCACAAGTTAAAGGACTAGAGAAAAGAGGGCCTATTTGTTGTATGGGAACAATTTCTACTTCATCAAGCAAATCTGGTCCTTCATGA